A single region of the Dryobates pubescens isolate bDryPub1 chromosome 40, bDryPub1.pri, whole genome shotgun sequence genome encodes:
- the NR4A1 gene encoding nuclear receptor subfamily 4 group A member 1 produces MPCIQAQYGTVGTGPCERFPTELLSPEGGRFPMEVAGADLAAAPALPSFSTFMEGYAGEFDAFLYQLPTGSQPSATFKLEDFQVYGCYPGAFGGQPDETLSSSGSDCYGSPCSVPSPATPGFQPPQAPGWEGSFGAYSPPPNYDGGRPWAEPVKGGGSQPPFFTLGLPESSRGGPSGTLKGHPGPSPRLDPRLLDTDAFALAQGSPGGFAGLPLAPTSPLLEGPALAPTKTRSPGAGEGRCAVCGDNASCQHYGVRTCEGCKGFFKRTVQKNAKYICLANKDCPVDKRRRNRCQFCRFQKCLAVGMVKEVVRTDSLKGRRGRLPSKPKQTPDASPVSLITSLVRAHIDSIPSATKLDYSKFQESVPCQFEKEDSVDVQQFYDLLTGSMDVIRKWAEKIQGFTELPKEDQDLLLESAFLELFILRLAYRSKPEEGKLIFCNGVVLHRLQCVRGFGEWIDAILEFSQSLHRMSVDVPSFSCLAALVIITDRHGLKEPKRVEELQNRIVGCLKDHVAAAGTEPGRPGCLSKLLGKLPELRSLCTQGLQRIFYLKLEDLVPPPPIVDKIFMDTLPF; encoded by the exons ATGCCCTGCATCCAGGCGCAGTACGGCACGGTGGGCACCGGCCCCTGCGAGCGCTTCCCGACCGAGCTGCTGAGCCCCGAGGGGGGGCGATTCCCTATGGAAGTGGCCGGAGCAGACCTGGCAgccgcccctgccctgcccagcttcaGCACCTTCATGGAGGGCTACGCCGGAGAGTTCGACGCCTTCCTCTACCAGCTGCCGACTGGCAGCCAGCCCTCCGCCACCTTCAAACTGGAGGACTTCCAGGTGTACGGCTGCTACCCTGGTGCCTTCGGTGGGCAGCCGGACGAGACCCTCTCCTCCAGCGGCTCGGACTGTTACGGCAGCCCCTGCTCCGTCCCCTCGCCCGCCACGCCGGGCTTCCAGCCTCCCCAGGCTCCGGGATGGGAGGGCTCCTTCGGGGCGTACTCGCCCCCGCCGAACTACGATGGTGGGCGGCCCTGGGCTGAGCCCGTCAAGGGCGGTGGGTCGCAGCCCCCCTTCTTCACCCTTGGGCTCCCGGAATCCAGCCGCGGTGGGCCCTCGGGAACCCTAAAAGGGCATCCGGGCCCCTCGCCCCGCCTGGACCCACGGCTGCTGGACACGGACGCCTTCGCACTGGCCCAGGGCTCCCCCGGGGGCTTCGCCGGGCTCCCCCTGGCCCCCACCTCGCCGCTGTTGGAGGGGCCGGCGCTGGCCCCCACCAAGACGCGCAGCCCCGGGGCGGGTGAGGGTCGCTGCGCCGTCTGCGGGGACAACGCTTCCTGCCAGCACTACGGAGTGCGCACCTGCGAGGGCTGCAAGGGCTTCTTCAAG CGCACGGTGCAGAAGAACGCCAAATACATCTGCCTGGCCAACAAGGACTGCCCGGTGGACAAGCGGCGGAGGAACCGCTGCCAGTTCTGCCGCTTCCAGAAGTGCCTGGCCGTCGGCATGGTCAAAGAAG TGGTCCGGACCGACAGCCTGAAGGGGCGGCGAGGCCGGCTGCCCTCCAAGCCCAAGCAGACCCCGGACGCGTCCCCCGTCAGcctcatcacctccctggtgcGGGCGCACATCGACTCCATCCCCAGCGCCACCAAGCTCGACTACTCCAAG TTCCAGGAGTCGGTGCCGTGCCAGTTCGAGAAGGAGGACTCGGTGGACGTGCAGCAGTTCTACGATTTGCTCACCGGCTCCATGGACGTCATCCGCAAGTGGGCAGAGAAGATCCAGGGCTTCACcgagctgcccaaggaggaccaggacctgctgctggAGTCAGCCTTCCTCGAGCTCTTCATCCTGCGCCTGGCATATCG CTCCAAGCCGGAGGAAGGGAAACTCATCTTCTGCAACGGGGTGGTGCTCCACCGCCTCCAGTGCGTGCGAGGCTTCGGCGAGTGGATCGATGCCATCCTGGAGTTCTCTCAGAGCCTGCACCGCATGAGCGTCGAcgtcccctccttctcctgcctcgCTGCCCTCGTCATCATCACAG ACCGCCACGGGCTGAAGGAGCCGAAGCgagtggaggagctgcagaaccGCATCGTGGGCTGCCTGAAGGACCATGTGGCAGCGGCAGGGACCGAGCCCGGCCGTCCCGGCTGCCTCTCCAAGCTGCTGGGCAAACTGCCCGAGCTGCGCAGCCTCTGCACCCAGGGCCTCCAGCGCATCTTCTACCTGAAGCTGGAGGACCTGGTGCCACCACCGCCCATCGTCGACAAGATCTTCATGGACACGCTGCCCTTCTGA
- the ATG101 gene encoding autophagy-related protein 101, producing the protein MVGPGRTCPCAPPGAAPAMNCRAEVLEVSVEGRQVEEAMLAVLHTVLLHRSTGKFHYKKEGTYSIGTVGTQDVDCDFIDFAYVRVSSEELDRALRKAVGEFKDALRSSGSDGMGQISLEFYQKKKSRWPFSDECIPWELWTVKVNVVNLANEQERQICREKVGEKLCEKIINIVEVMNRHEYLPKMPTQSEVDNVFDTSLKDVQPYLYKISYQITDSLGTSVTTTMRRLIKDTLAL; encoded by the exons ATGGTCGGGCCCGGGCG gacctgcccttgcgCTCCCCCCGGGGCAGCCCCCGCCATGAACTGCCGCGCCGAGGTGCTGGAGGTGTCGGTGGAGGGCCGGCAGGTGGAGGAGGCCATGCTGGCCGTGCTCCACACCGTCCTGCTGCACCGCAGCACCGGCAAGTTCCACTACAAGAAGGAGGGCACCTACTCCATTGGCACCGTGGGCACCCAGGACGTGGACTGCGACTTCATCGACTTCGCCTACGTCCGAGTCTCCTCCGAGGAGCTGGACCGAGCCCTCCGCAAGGCTGTTGGCGAGTTCAAG GACGCCCTGCGCAGCTCGGGCAGCGACGGCATGGGGCAGATCTCCCTGGAGTTCTACCAGAAGAAGAAGTCTCGCTGGCCCTTCTCGGATGAGTGCAtcccctgggagctgtggacCGTCAAGGTGAACGTGGTGAACCTGGCCAACGAGCAGGAGCGGCAGATCTGCCGCGAgaaggtgggggagaagctctgCGAGAAGATCATCAACATCGTGGAGGTGATGAACCGCCACGAGTACCTGCCCAAGATGCCCACCCAGTCCGAGGTGGACAACGTCTTCGACACCAGCCTGAAGGACGTGCAGCCCTACCTCTACAAGATCTCCTACCAGATCACAGACTCCCTGGGCACCTCGGTCACCACCACCATGCGCAGGCTCATCAAGGACACCCTGGCCCTGTAG